Proteins encoded by one window of Modestobacter marinus:
- a CDS encoding ABC transporter ATP-binding protein, whose protein sequence is MTQPLLDVAGVQKTYTGSGRTVEAVRDLTFSVADGELVCIVGPSGAGKTTLLKCIAGLLEPTAGTVTLAGSRVDGPPEAMAVVFQEYGRSLYPWMTVEGNVELPLKQKKLDKARRRELVRDALEAVGLADVHGAYPWQLSGGMQQRVAIARAVAYQPKVLLMDEPFAAVDAQTRADLEDLIRSLWHKLGVTILFVTHDIDESVYLGQRVLVLSSSPTVIMEDLAIDLPDERNQLETRSSPRFAELRGHVYEQIQLAKHRKGDQHQADEVATGSHRAGQPAVAADPRP, encoded by the coding sequence ATGACCCAGCCGCTGCTCGACGTCGCCGGGGTGCAGAAGACCTACACCGGCTCCGGCCGCACCGTGGAGGCCGTCCGCGACCTGACCTTCTCCGTCGCGGACGGCGAGCTGGTCTGCATCGTGGGGCCCTCGGGCGCGGGGAAGACGACGCTGCTCAAGTGCATCGCCGGGCTGCTGGAGCCCACCGCCGGCACGGTCACGCTCGCCGGCTCGCGGGTCGACGGGCCGCCGGAGGCGATGGCGGTGGTCTTCCAGGAGTACGGCCGCAGCCTCTACCCGTGGATGACGGTGGAGGGCAACGTCGAGCTGCCGCTGAAGCAGAAGAAGCTGGACAAGGCCCGCCGGCGGGAGCTGGTGCGGGACGCGCTGGAGGCCGTGGGCCTGGCCGACGTGCACGGCGCCTACCCGTGGCAGCTGTCCGGCGGCATGCAGCAACGGGTGGCGATCGCCCGCGCGGTGGCCTACCAGCCCAAGGTCCTGCTGATGGACGAGCCGTTCGCCGCCGTCGACGCGCAGACCCGCGCCGACCTCGAGGACCTCATCCGGTCGCTGTGGCACAAGCTGGGCGTGACCATCCTCTTCGTCACCCACGACATCGACGAGTCGGTCTACCTGGGGCAGCGGGTGCTGGTCCTGTCCTCCTCGCCGACGGTGATCATGGAGGACCTCGCCATCGACCTGCCCGACGAGCGCAACCAGCTGGAGACCCGGTCCTCCCCGCGGTTCGCCGAGCTGCGCGGGCACGTCTACGAGCAGATCCAGCTGGCCAAGCACCGCAAGGGCGACCAGCACCAAGCCGACGAGGTCGCCACCGGCAGCCACCGCGCCGGGCAGCCCGCCGTCGCCGCGGACCCGCGCCCCTAG
- a CDS encoding ABC transporter permease: protein MSTTEVRPARAAAEPVRRRRRELPSAVLGLAGLVGFAVLLELLPRTGIVSADYFPPFSEMVGALVEAAGTDRFWAATAETVQAWGIGLGIALVAGIGLGLLIGSIEVLRRFTASTIEFLRPVPSVALIPLAVLLLGLGLQSTLLLVVYASFWQILIQVIYGVQDVDPVARETARSYHLGRWARVRYLIWPTALPYVMTGVRLGAAVALILAVTAGLVGIGSGLGAEIALAQSSNAVPLVYGLVIFTGLLGVVVNLAARVLERRTLAWHSSVRADVGG from the coding sequence ATGAGCACGACGGAGGTGCGCCCCGCCCGCGCGGCCGCCGAGCCCGTCCGCCGGCGCCGGCGCGAGCTCCCGTCGGCCGTCCTCGGCTTGGCCGGGCTGGTCGGGTTCGCCGTGCTGCTGGAGCTGCTGCCCCGCACCGGCATCGTCTCGGCCGACTACTTCCCGCCGTTCAGCGAGATGGTCGGGGCGCTGGTGGAGGCAGCCGGCACCGACCGCTTCTGGGCCGCGACCGCGGAGACCGTCCAGGCCTGGGGCATCGGGCTCGGGATCGCACTCGTGGCCGGCATCGGCCTGGGCCTGCTGATCGGCAGCATCGAGGTGCTGCGCCGGTTCACCGCCTCGACCATCGAGTTCCTGCGGCCGGTGCCGTCGGTGGCGCTGATCCCGCTGGCGGTGCTGCTGCTCGGTCTCGGTCTGCAGTCGACGCTGCTGCTGGTCGTGTACGCCTCGTTCTGGCAGATCCTGATCCAGGTGATCTACGGCGTGCAGGACGTCGACCCGGTGGCCCGGGAGACGGCGCGCTCCTACCACCTCGGCCGCTGGGCGCGGGTCCGGTACCTGATCTGGCCGACCGCGCTGCCGTACGTGATGACCGGCGTCCGGCTGGGCGCGGCGGTCGCGCTGATCCTGGCCGTGACGGCCGGCCTGGTCGGCATCGGCAGCGGGCTGGGCGCGGAGATCGCGCTGGCCCAGTCGTCCAACGCCGTCCCGCTGGTCTACGGCCTGGTCATCTTCACCGGGTTGCTCGGGGTGGTCGTCAACCTGGCGGCCCGGGTGCTGGAGCGCCGGACGCTGGCGTGGCACTCGTCGGTGCGCGCGGACGTGGGGGGCTGA
- a CDS encoding IclR family transcriptional regulator, with translation MDATTPRDGGDGERSATFVQSLERGLAVIRAFDAEHPRLTLSDVARQTGLTRAAARRFLLTLVELGYVRSDGRLFALRPRVLELGYAYLSGLSLPEVARPHMEQLAAGVHESCSLSVLDGEEIVYVARVPTRRIMTVAINLGTRFPAHATSMGRVLLASRPEDERERYLASAPLAALTPFTVTDPDRLRRVLTETRDQGWALVDQELEEGLRSIAVPVRDGDGAVLAAMNISASARHVTPDAIRDELLPPLQAAAREIELDLRRSPG, from the coding sequence ATGGACGCGACGACACCCCGCGACGGCGGCGACGGCGAGCGATCGGCCACGTTCGTCCAGTCGCTGGAACGCGGGCTCGCCGTCATCCGGGCCTTCGACGCCGAGCACCCCCGGCTGACCCTCAGCGACGTCGCCCGGCAGACCGGCCTGACCCGGGCCGCCGCCCGCCGGTTCCTGCTCACCCTCGTCGAGCTCGGGTACGTCCGCTCCGACGGACGGCTCTTCGCGCTGCGCCCCCGGGTGCTGGAACTCGGCTACGCCTACCTCTCCGGGCTCTCCCTGCCGGAGGTGGCCCGCCCGCACATGGAGCAGCTGGCCGCGGGCGTGCACGAGTCCTGCTCGCTGTCGGTGCTCGACGGGGAGGAGATCGTCTACGTCGCGCGGGTGCCGACCAGGCGGATCATGACCGTGGCCATCAACCTCGGCACCCGGTTCCCGGCCCACGCGACGTCGATGGGCCGGGTGCTGCTGGCGTCCCGGCCGGAGGACGAGCGGGAGCGGTACCTGGCGAGCGCACCGCTGGCGGCGCTGACCCCGTTCACCGTCACCGACCCCGACCGGCTCCGCCGGGTGCTGACCGAGACCCGCGACCAGGGATGGGCCCTGGTGGACCAGGAGCTGGAGGAGGGGCTGCGGTCGATCGCGGTGCCGGTGCGGGACGGCGACGGCGCCGTCCTCGCCGCGATGAACATCTCCGCCTCCGCCCGGCACGTCACCCCCGACGCCATCCGGGACGAGCTGCTGCCCCCGCTGCAGGCCGCGGCCCGGGAGATCGAGCTGGACCTGCGCCGCAGCCCCGGCTGA
- the cimA gene encoding citramalate synthase, producing the protein MATHPATELDLDPTDFHVFDTTLRDGAQREGVSWSVADKLAVARLLDEIGVGFIEGGWPGALPKDTEFFARARSELDLRHAQLVAFGATRKVGVRVEDDPQVRALLDAETPVVCLVAKSDVRHVREALRTTPEENLAMVADTVAFLVAHGRRVFVDCEHFFDGYAADPDHGVQVLETAFAAGAEVGVLCDTNGGMLPMGVGRVVADVRARTTGKLGIHCQDDTGCAVANSLAAVEAGVTHVQGTANGYGERAGNADTFVLIGNLVTKMGLPVVPAECLPELKRVSHAIAELANIAPDDHQPFVGASAFAHKAGLHASAIKVSPELYNHLDPAVVGNDMRILVTEMAGRASIELKGRELGVDLAGQADAIGRVVDQVKVLEADGWSFEAADASFELLLRAQLPGDPEPLFELESYRTSVEHWGNGVVVSEATVKVHVPNGDGTTERVISTGEGNGPVNALDNALRQALVGRYPHLADVSLADYKVRILGWKGGTSATTRVLVDSTDGAGEWTTVGVHDNIVEASWHALVDAFTYAVRHR; encoded by the coding sequence GTGGCCACGCACCCCGCCACCGAGCTCGACCTCGACCCGACCGACTTCCACGTCTTCGACACCACGCTGCGCGACGGCGCCCAGCGCGAGGGCGTGAGCTGGTCCGTCGCCGACAAGCTCGCCGTCGCGCGACTCCTCGACGAGATCGGCGTTGGCTTCATCGAGGGCGGCTGGCCGGGGGCGCTGCCCAAGGACACCGAGTTCTTCGCCCGGGCGCGCAGCGAGCTGGACCTCCGGCACGCCCAGCTGGTGGCCTTCGGCGCCACCCGCAAGGTCGGCGTCCGGGTCGAGGACGACCCCCAGGTGCGCGCGCTGCTGGACGCGGAGACGCCGGTGGTCTGCCTGGTGGCCAAGTCCGACGTGCGGCACGTGCGGGAGGCGCTGCGCACCACGCCGGAGGAGAACCTGGCGATGGTCGCCGACACGGTCGCCTTCCTGGTCGCGCACGGCCGGCGGGTCTTCGTCGACTGCGAGCACTTCTTCGACGGCTACGCCGCCGACCCCGACCACGGCGTGCAGGTCCTGGAGACCGCCTTCGCCGCCGGCGCCGAGGTGGGCGTGCTGTGCGACACCAACGGCGGCATGCTGCCGATGGGCGTGGGCCGGGTGGTCGCCGACGTCCGCGCGCGCACCACCGGCAAGCTCGGCATCCACTGCCAGGACGACACCGGCTGCGCGGTCGCCAACAGCCTGGCCGCCGTCGAGGCCGGCGTGACCCACGTGCAGGGCACCGCCAACGGGTACGGCGAGCGGGCCGGCAACGCCGACACGTTCGTGCTGATCGGCAACCTGGTCACCAAGATGGGGTTGCCGGTGGTGCCGGCCGAGTGCCTGCCCGAGCTGAAGCGGGTGAGCCACGCGATCGCGGAGCTGGCCAACATCGCCCCCGACGACCACCAGCCGTTCGTCGGCGCCTCGGCGTTCGCGCACAAGGCCGGCCTGCACGCCAGCGCCATCAAGGTCAGTCCGGAGCTCTACAACCACCTCGACCCCGCCGTCGTCGGCAACGACATGCGCATCCTGGTCACCGAGATGGCCGGCCGGGCGTCGATCGAGCTCAAGGGGCGGGAGCTGGGGGTCGACCTGGCCGGCCAGGCCGACGCCATCGGCCGGGTGGTCGACCAGGTCAAGGTGCTGGAGGCCGACGGCTGGTCCTTCGAGGCCGCCGACGCCTCCTTCGAGCTGCTGCTGCGCGCCCAGCTGCCCGGCGACCCCGAGCCGCTGTTCGAGCTGGAGAGCTACCGCACCTCGGTCGAGCACTGGGGCAACGGGGTGGTGGTCAGCGAGGCGACGGTCAAGGTGCACGTCCCCAACGGCGACGGGACGACGGAGCGGGTGATCAGCACCGGGGAGGGCAACGGCCCGGTGAACGCGCTGGACAACGCGCTGCGCCAGGCCCTGGTCGGCCGGTACCCGCACCTGGCCGACGTCTCGCTGGCCGACTACAAGGTGCGCATCCTGGGCTGGAAGGGCGGCACCAGCGCCACCACCCGGGTGCTCGTCGACAGCACCGACGGGGCAGGGGAGTGGACCACCGTGGGGGTGCACGACAACATCGTCGAGGCCTCCTGGCACGCCCTGGTCGACGCCTTCACCTACGCGGTGCGGCACCGCTGA
- a CDS encoding 3-isopropylmalate dehydrogenase, with translation MRLAVVPGDGIGPEVVAEGLKVLGAVAPDIESTFYDLGAARWHRTGELLPDAVLEELRQHDAILLGAVGDPGVPSGILERGLLLKLRFELDHHVNLRPARLFDGVRSPLAEPGEIDMLCVREGTEGPYVGNGGVLRRDTPHEVATEVSLNTAFGVERVVRYGFERAVARPRKHLTLIHKTNVLTHAGSLWSRTVEELSAEFPEVTVAYQHVDAAAMFFITDPGRYDVIVTDNLFGDIVTDVAAAVTGGIGLAASGNLDVSGTNPSMFEPVHGSAPDIAGQGIADPTATVLSVGLLLEHLGRPELAKKVNAAVAFDLSTRDPKATLRTTEVGDRLAALSG, from the coding sequence ATGCGCCTGGCAGTGGTCCCTGGAGACGGCATCGGTCCCGAGGTGGTGGCCGAGGGCCTCAAGGTCCTGGGCGCGGTCGCCCCGGACATCGAGAGCACCTTCTACGACCTGGGGGCCGCCCGCTGGCACCGCACCGGGGAGCTGCTCCCGGACGCGGTGCTCGAGGAGCTGCGCCAGCACGACGCGATCCTGCTCGGCGCGGTCGGCGACCCCGGGGTGCCCAGCGGCATCCTCGAGCGGGGGCTGCTGCTTAAGCTGCGCTTCGAGCTCGACCACCACGTCAACCTCCGGCCCGCCCGGCTCTTCGACGGCGTCCGCAGCCCGCTGGCCGAGCCCGGCGAGATCGACATGCTCTGCGTGCGCGAGGGCACCGAGGGCCCCTACGTCGGCAACGGCGGGGTGCTGCGGCGCGACACCCCGCACGAGGTGGCCACCGAGGTCAGCCTGAACACCGCCTTCGGGGTCGAGCGCGTCGTCCGGTACGGGTTCGAACGGGCCGTCGCCCGGCCGCGCAAGCACCTCACGCTGATCCACAAGACCAACGTGCTGACCCACGCCGGCTCGCTGTGGTCGCGGACCGTCGAGGAGCTCTCCGCGGAGTTCCCCGAGGTCACCGTGGCCTACCAGCACGTGGACGCCGCGGCGATGTTCTTCATCACCGACCCGGGCCGGTACGACGTCATCGTCACCGACAACCTCTTCGGCGACATCGTCACCGACGTCGCGGCCGCCGTCACCGGGGGCATCGGGCTGGCCGCCAGCGGCAACCTCGACGTCTCCGGCACCAACCCCAGCATGTTCGAGCCGGTGCACGGCTCCGCGCCGGACATCGCCGGGCAGGGCATCGCCGACCCGACGGCGACCGTGCTGTCGGTCGGGCTGCTGCTGGAGCACCTGGGCCGGCCGGAGCTGGCCAAGAAGGTCAACGCCGCCGTCGCCTTCGACCTCTCCACCCGCGACCCGAAGGCGACCCTCCGCACCACCGAGGTCGGCGACCGGCTGGCCGCGCTGTCGGGTTGA
- a CDS encoding S8 family serine peptidase yields MTAALVTTGGVSGALAAPGAPVADRAQADLSAGQLDQVRSQLAAQARPAGLPQSGPTSFFLAIDETSTSEVYSEALDEGEGEAQAADAARAAKPAVEAAADQVVADLPASVADAEVLYTASTVVPGVAVSADAADYEALTALPGVTAVHPITPKETSNTGAAEVVRAVEAWQALGNTGEGVSVGIIDTGIDYTHADFGGSGDIDQFAALQAAEASPAPAGVFPNAKVVGGRDFVGDSYNADPSSPEYQPVAMPDDNPLDCNGHGTHVAGTAAGYGVTAEGETYTGAYDESFDPGALRIGPGMAPDASLYALKVFGCDGSTDVTIQALEWAMDPDGDGSIDDHLDIVNLSLGSDYGLADDADAMVANEAMEHGMLVVMSAGNAGDSYDIGGSPGNAPRGIGVAASNDGYGIFDGWQVVSGGGPTGIRPGLRSIAYSDRDEAGQLKPDVTGPVVLPEAGDDPTGCAPWSGDYTGEIVLIEADGFACGSVAKGSNARDHGAAGFMIIGDDDLLETGITGVPEIPGILTTATDGAALAAAVQAGPVTVTFGPSLKDAATVDDPAQVDLLASFSSRGTHQAGGLKPDVSAPGVTVYSAAVGTGDEGSSLSGTSMAAPTTSGVTALIRAAHPDWTTEEVKADLMNTAVHDVHTAEGVVYGPNRQGAGRIDARAALDNQVLAYADAGSGVVSASFGVIEAVDPKLVQNKQITVSNKSDRTVGYKLRYEALVDQPGASYRVEPSVVHVAPNTTTVVNVVLTVKRDQLRKVADPTMVTDDGRQFLGEASGRVVLTPKKGDAPTLRVPVHANPKPASNLVAQDRQGGTSITLVGRGVSNGPAFEPTSYTSLATAFEGLGRSPEMPRCTDAALPDCYKSELERSVDLETVGVASDVASSPADPWLYFGVSAHGRSTSPETAVNYGVYVDATGDGAWDYQVTTTRIPDYDVPLVVVTDRQYQLLPAGEPYIGFLNVADGTVDTNVYDSDVQILGVPTAVMPMVQGRIGFGVQSASAYGTVDNVGTVVSLTGEAELASEAMSFDPLDPGLSFTVDGAPAVLVPATNGTTIAIDQSASYAADRSVGGLKGAMVVVSHNDTGTGRTQTFPVPVRPAAP; encoded by the coding sequence ATGACGGCCGCCCTGGTGACCACCGGGGGTGTCAGCGGTGCGCTGGCCGCCCCCGGTGCCCCGGTGGCCGACCGGGCGCAGGCCGACCTGAGCGCCGGTCAGCTGGACCAGGTCCGGTCCCAGCTGGCCGCGCAGGCACGGCCGGCCGGTCTGCCGCAGAGCGGCCCGACGTCCTTCTTCCTGGCCATCGACGAGACCAGCACCTCGGAGGTCTACTCCGAGGCGCTCGACGAGGGGGAGGGGGAGGCGCAGGCCGCGGACGCCGCCCGGGCCGCCAAGCCGGCGGTCGAGGCCGCCGCCGACCAGGTCGTCGCCGACCTGCCGGCCTCCGTCGCCGACGCCGAGGTGCTCTACACCGCCTCCACGGTCGTGCCCGGCGTCGCCGTGTCCGCGGACGCCGCCGACTACGAGGCGCTGACCGCGCTGCCGGGCGTCACCGCGGTGCACCCGATCACCCCGAAGGAGACCAGCAACACCGGTGCCGCCGAGGTCGTCCGGGCCGTCGAGGCCTGGCAGGCGCTGGGGAACACCGGTGAGGGGGTCTCCGTCGGCATCATCGACACGGGCATCGACTACACCCACGCCGACTTCGGCGGCAGCGGCGACATCGACCAGTTCGCCGCCCTGCAGGCCGCCGAGGCGTCCCCCGCCCCGGCCGGGGTCTTCCCGAACGCCAAGGTGGTGGGCGGCCGCGACTTCGTCGGCGACAGCTACAACGCCGACCCGAGCTCCCCCGAGTACCAGCCGGTCGCCATGCCCGACGACAACCCGTTGGACTGCAACGGCCACGGCACCCACGTGGCCGGCACCGCGGCCGGCTACGGCGTGACGGCGGAGGGGGAGACCTACACCGGCGCCTACGACGAGTCCTTCGACCCGGGCGCGCTGCGGATCGGTCCCGGCATGGCGCCGGACGCCTCGCTCTACGCCCTCAAGGTCTTCGGCTGCGACGGCTCGACCGACGTCACCATCCAGGCCCTGGAGTGGGCGATGGACCCCGACGGCGACGGGTCGATCGACGACCACCTCGACATCGTCAACCTCTCCCTCGGCTCGGACTACGGCCTGGCCGACGACGCCGACGCCATGGTCGCCAACGAGGCGATGGAGCACGGCATGCTCGTCGTCATGTCCGCCGGCAACGCCGGTGACAGCTACGACATCGGCGGCTCGCCGGGCAACGCCCCGCGCGGCATCGGGGTCGCCGCGTCCAACGACGGCTACGGCATCTTCGACGGCTGGCAGGTCGTCTCCGGCGGGGGCCCCACCGGCATCCGGCCGGGTCTGCGCTCGATCGCCTACAGCGACCGGGACGAGGCCGGGCAGCTGAAGCCCGACGTGACCGGCCCCGTCGTCCTGCCCGAGGCCGGGGACGACCCGACCGGCTGTGCCCCGTGGAGCGGGGACTACACCGGCGAGATCGTCCTCATCGAGGCCGACGGGTTCGCCTGCGGCTCGGTGGCCAAGGGCTCCAACGCCCGGGACCACGGCGCCGCCGGCTTCATGATCATCGGTGACGACGACCTGCTCGAGACCGGCATCACCGGGGTCCCGGAGATCCCGGGCATCCTCACCACCGCGACCGACGGTGCGGCGCTCGCCGCCGCCGTCCAGGCCGGCCCGGTGACGGTCACCTTCGGCCCGAGCCTCAAGGACGCCGCCACCGTCGACGACCCGGCGCAGGTCGACCTGCTCGCGTCGTTCTCCTCCCGCGGCACCCACCAGGCCGGCGGCCTCAAGCCCGACGTCTCCGCGCCCGGCGTGACGGTCTACTCCGCCGCGGTCGGCACCGGCGACGAGGGGTCCAGCCTGTCCGGCACCTCGATGGCCGCCCCGACCACCTCCGGGGTCACCGCGCTCATCCGCGCCGCCCACCCGGACTGGACGACGGAGGAGGTCAAGGCCGACCTGATGAACACCGCCGTCCACGACGTGCACACCGCCGAGGGCGTCGTGTACGGCCCGAACCGGCAGGGTGCCGGCCGGATCGACGCCCGGGCGGCCCTGGACAACCAGGTGCTGGCCTACGCGGACGCCGGGTCCGGCGTCGTGTCGGCCTCGTTCGGCGTGATCGAGGCGGTCGACCCGAAGCTGGTGCAGAACAAGCAGATCACCGTCTCCAACAAGAGCGACCGGACCGTCGGCTACAAGCTCCGGTACGAGGCGCTGGTCGACCAGCCCGGCGCCAGCTACCGGGTGGAGCCCTCGGTCGTGCACGTCGCACCGAACACCACGACGGTGGTCAACGTCGTCCTGACCGTGAAGCGGGACCAGCTGCGCAAGGTGGCCGACCCCACGATGGTCACCGACGACGGCCGGCAGTTCCTGGGCGAGGCCAGCGGCCGCGTCGTGCTCACCCCGAAGAAGGGCGACGCTCCGACGCTCCGGGTGCCGGTGCACGCGAACCCGAAGCCGGCGTCGAACCTGGTCGCGCAGGACCGGCAGGGCGGCACCTCGATCACCCTGGTGGGCCGGGGCGTGAGCAACGGCCCGGCGTTCGAGCCGACGTCCTACACCTCGCTGGCCACCGCCTTCGAGGGCCTGGGCCGCAGCCCGGAGATGCCCCGGTGCACCGACGCCGCCCTGCCGGACTGCTACAAGTCCGAGCTGGAACGGTCGGTCGACCTGGAGACGGTGGGCGTGGCCTCCGACGTGGCGAGCAGCCCGGCGGACCCCTGGCTGTACTTCGGGGTCTCCGCGCACGGCCGGTCCACCTCGCCGGAGACGGCCGTGAACTACGGCGTCTACGTCGACGCGACCGGTGACGGCGCGTGGGACTACCAGGTGACCACCACCCGGATCCCGGACTACGACGTGCCGCTGGTGGTCGTCACCGACCGCCAGTACCAGCTGCTGCCGGCCGGGGAGCCCTACATCGGGTTCCTCAACGTGGCCGACGGCACGGTGGACACCAACGTCTACGACTCCGACGTCCAGATCCTGGGCGTGCCGACGGCGGTCATGCCCATGGTGCAGGGCCGGATCGGCTTCGGGGTCCAGTCCGCCAGCGCCTACGGCACGGTCGACAACGTGGGCACCGTGGTGAGCCTGACGGGTGAGGCCGAGCTGGCCTCGGAGGCGATGAGCTTCGACCCGCTGGACCCGGGGCTGTCGTTCACCGTGGACGGCGCACCGGCGGTGCTCGTCCCGGCCACGAACGGCACGACGATCGCGATCGACCAGAGCGCGTCGTACGCGGCCGACCGGTCGGTCGGCGGCCTCAAGGGGGCGATGGTGGTGGTGTCGCACAACGACACCGGCACCGGTCGCACCCAGACGTTCCCGGTCCCGGTACGGCCGGCGGCGCCCTGA
- a CDS encoding ABC transporter substrate-binding protein, with translation MRRLLAPITALALLATATACGGSSDEPAAETEGGLAQVTVGIIPIIDVAPIYLGQEQGFFEERGIELELVPGSGGAAAVPGVVAGDFDFAFGNVTSLLLAQTQGLPLKVVSNGTSSTGDPETDFSAVVVPADSPVQTAADLAGKTVAVNNFKNIGEVTIRKAVEDAGGDSSTVNFVELPFPDMPAAVANGNVDAAWVVEPFVSVATGQGARPVVRNFAEPVEDLTVATYFTTEQMLAENPELVDDFQAAMAESLAYAQENPEELRRIITTYTSISPEVAEQIALPSFPEEINVESMETVADLMAEYGITEQTAEVDALLATD, from the coding sequence ATGCGTCGCCTGCTCGCCCCGATCACCGCCCTCGCCCTGCTCGCCACCGCCACCGCCTGCGGCGGCTCGTCCGACGAACCGGCCGCCGAGACCGAGGGCGGCCTGGCCCAGGTCACCGTCGGGATCATCCCGATCATCGACGTCGCCCCCATCTACCTCGGGCAGGAGCAGGGCTTCTTCGAGGAGCGGGGCATCGAGCTCGAGCTGGTGCCCGGCTCCGGTGGCGCCGCGGCCGTCCCCGGTGTGGTCGCCGGTGACTTCGACTTCGCGTTCGGCAACGTGACCTCGCTGCTGCTGGCCCAGACCCAGGGGCTGCCCCTGAAGGTCGTCTCCAACGGCACGTCGTCCACCGGCGACCCGGAGACCGACTTCTCCGCCGTCGTCGTGCCCGCCGACAGCCCGGTGCAGACCGCCGCGGACCTGGCCGGCAAGACGGTGGCGGTCAACAACTTCAAGAACATCGGCGAGGTGACGATCCGCAAGGCGGTCGAGGACGCCGGTGGTGACTCCTCGACCGTCAACTTCGTCGAGCTGCCGTTCCCGGACATGCCGGCCGCGGTCGCCAACGGCAACGTGGACGCCGCCTGGGTGGTCGAGCCGTTCGTCAGCGTCGCGACCGGCCAGGGTGCCCGCCCCGTGGTGCGCAACTTCGCCGAGCCGGTCGAGGACCTCACGGTGGCGACCTACTTCACCACCGAGCAGATGCTCGCCGAGAACCCCGAGCTGGTCGACGACTTCCAGGCCGCCATGGCCGAGTCGCTGGCCTACGCCCAGGAGAACCCGGAGGAGCTGCGCCGGATCATCACCACCTACACCAGCATCTCCCCGGAGGTCGCCGAGCAGATCGCGCTCCCGTCCTTCCCCGAGGAGATCAACGTGGAGTCGATGGAGACCGTCGCCGACCTGATGGCGGAGTACGGGATCACCGAGCAGACCGCCGAGGTCGACGCGCTGCTCGCCACCGACTGA
- a CDS encoding ABC transporter permease → MALVGARGRGGLIAVGPVLRWGRTVGFALTLPVVLVTLWWVWSADSTNYYAPPLQTILTTFGDVWFSERLRADVLPSVTRLLIGYTGAVVLGVGLGVLLGANRTLRRVTEPVLEFFRAIPPPALIPILFLFAGIGDTAKVIVIISGAVWPVLLNTVEGVRAVDDVLSDTSRSYGVTGLARLRHLVLPAASPQIVAGMRQALSISIILMVISEMFASTNGLGFSVIQFQRSFAIPEMWSGILLLGLLGFVLSLLFQLFERRTLRWYHGLRRSQRGEN, encoded by the coding sequence GTGGCACTCGTCGGTGCGCGCGGACGTGGGGGGCTGATCGCGGTGGGGCCGGTGCTGCGCTGGGGGAGGACGGTGGGCTTCGCGCTCACCCTGCCCGTCGTCCTGGTCACCCTGTGGTGGGTGTGGTCGGCGGACAGCACCAACTACTACGCGCCGCCGCTGCAGACGATCCTGACGACGTTCGGTGACGTCTGGTTCTCCGAGCGGCTGCGCGCCGACGTCCTGCCCAGCGTCACCCGGCTGCTCATCGGCTACACCGGTGCGGTCGTGCTCGGGGTCGGGCTGGGCGTGCTGCTGGGCGCCAACCGCACGCTGCGCCGGGTGACCGAGCCGGTGCTGGAGTTCTTCCGGGCCATCCCGCCGCCGGCGCTGATCCCGATCCTGTTCCTGTTCGCCGGGATCGGGGACACCGCCAAGGTCATCGTGATCATCTCCGGTGCGGTCTGGCCGGTGCTGCTCAACACCGTCGAGGGCGTGCGCGCCGTCGACGACGTCCTGTCCGACACCTCCCGGTCCTACGGCGTCACCGGCCTGGCCCGGCTGCGCCACCTGGTGCTGCCGGCCGCCAGCCCGCAGATCGTCGCCGGCATGCGCCAGGCGCTGTCGATCTCGATCATCCTCATGGTCATCAGCGAGATGTTCGCCTCCACCAACGGGCTGGGCTTCAGCGTCATCCAGTTCCAGCGCAGCTTCGCCATCCCGGAGATGTGGAGCGGCATCCTGCTGCTCGGCCTGCTCGGGTTCGTGCTGTCCCTGCTCTTCCAGCTTTTCGAACGGCGCACCCTGCGCTGGTACCACGGCCTGCGCCGATCTCAGCGAGGAGAGAACTGA